A window of the Eschrichtius robustus isolate mEscRob2 chromosome 5, mEscRob2.pri, whole genome shotgun sequence genome harbors these coding sequences:
- the INHA gene encoding inhibin alpha chain encodes MWPQLLLLLLAPRGGHGCHGPELDRELVLAKVRALFLDALGAPAVTGEGGNPGVRRLPRRHAVRGFTRRASEPEEEDVSQAILFPVTGASLRDEPAAGELAQEAEEGLFTYVFRPSQHTRSRQVTSAQLWFHTGLDRQETAAANSSGPLLGLLALSSGGPTAVPMSLGQAPPRWAVLHLAASAFPLLTHPVLVLLLHCPLCSCSARPEATPFLVAHTRARPPSGGERARRSTPPLPWPWSPAALRLLQRPPEEPAAHADCHRTALNISFQELGWERWIVHPPSFIFHYCHGGCGLSTPPDLSLPVPGAPPTPVQPLSLMPGAQPCCAALPGTMRPLRVRTTSDGGYSFKYETVPNLLTQHCACI; translated from the exons ATGTGGCCTCAGCTGCTCCTCTTGCTGCTGGCCCCACGGGGTGGGCATGGCTGCCATGGGCCGGAGCTGGACCGGGAACTTGTCCTGGCCAAGGTGAGGGCCTTGTTCCTGGATGCCTTGGGAGCCCCCGCGGTGACTGGGGAAGGTGGGAATCCTGGAGTCAGGCGTCTGCCCCGAAGACATGCTGTGAGGGGCTTCACACGCAGGGCCTCTGAGCCCGAGGAAGAGGATGTCTCCCAGGCCATCCTTTTCCCGGTTACAG GTGCCAGCCTCAGGGACGAGCCAGCTGCCGGAGAGCTGGCCCAGGAGGCCGAGGAGGGCCTCTTCACGTATGTGTTCCGGCCATCGCAGCACACACGCAGCCGCCAGGTGACGTCGGCCCAGCTGTGGTTCCACACGGGACTGGACAGGCAGGAGACAGCAGCCGCCAATAGCTCTGGGCCCCTGCTAGGCCTGCTGGCACTGTCATCCGGGggtcccacagctgtgcccatgTCACTGGGCCAGGCACCCCCTCGCTGGGCTGTGCTGCACCTGGCCGCCTCTGCCTTCCCTCTGCTGACCCATCCCGTCCTGGTGCTCCTCCTGCACTGTCCTCTCTGTTCCTGCTCAGCGCGGCCCGAGGCCACCCCCTTCCTGGTGGCCCACACTCGGGCCAGGCCACCCAGCGGAGGGGAGAGAGCCCGCCGCTCCACGCCCCCGCTGCCCTGGCCTTGGTCTCCCGCCGCGCTGCGCCTGCTGCAGAGGCCTCCGGAGGAACCCGCCGCGCATGCCGACTGCCACAGAACGGCCCTCAACATCTCCTTCCAGGAGCTGGGCTGGGAACGGTGGATCGTGCACCCTCCCAGTTTCATCTTCCACTATTGTCATGGGGGCTGTGGGCTGTCCACCCCGCCGGACCTGTCCCTGCCAGTCCCCGGGGCACCCCCTACCCCTGTCCAGCCCCTGTCTTTGATGCCAGGGGCCCAGCCCTGCTGCGCTGCTCTCCCAGGGACCATGAGGCCCCTACGTGTCCGCACCACCTCGGATGGAGGTTACTCTTTTAAGTATGAGACGGTGCCCAACCTGCTCACGCAGCACTGTGCTTGCATCTAA